The following are from one region of the Hymenobacter sp. YIM 151858-1 genome:
- a CDS encoding LexA family protein: MTRITPFSISTDWAGLTLPLFACVVPAGFPSPADDHLDAPLNLHELLFAHPASTFLARVTGDSMNGAGIRHNDIIAVDRALEPADGCIVVAVLDGEHTVKRLRREGTQTWLEPENPRYPIIRLHEGSELIVFGVVTHVIHAFREKRSRVLGQVNNLRRRA, translated from the coding sequence ATGACGCGCATTACGCCATTTTCTATTAGCACCGATTGGGCCGGCCTTACGCTGCCGCTCTTTGCCTGCGTGGTGCCGGCGGGCTTTCCCTCGCCGGCCGACGACCACCTCGACGCCCCGCTCAACCTGCACGAGCTGTTGTTTGCGCATCCGGCCTCTACGTTTCTGGCCCGCGTAACCGGCGACTCCATGAACGGCGCCGGCATTCGCCACAACGACATCATCGCCGTCGACCGCGCTTTGGAGCCGGCCGATGGCTGCATTGTGGTGGCCGTGCTCGATGGCGAGCATACCGTGAAGCGCCTGCGCCGCGAGGGCACCCAAACCTGGCTCGAGCCCGAAAACCCGCGCTACCCCATCATCCGCCTCCACGAAGGCAGCGAGCTGATTGTGTTTGGGGTGGTGACGCACGTAATCCATGCCTTCCGCGAAAAGCGCAGCCGCGTGCTCGGGCAGGTGAATAACCTGCGCCGCCGCGCCTAG
- a CDS encoding metal-dependent hydrolase, with the protein MPTIFSHAAVAAGLGRALHVRPLPARFWWLTALCAILPDFDAVTFRLGIPYESMWGHRGFTHSLVFAALVGLLMGFFAWPRTRPEPRWALAAWFAVATASHPVLDMLTNGGLGVALLAPFSNERYFLPWRPVRVSPIGAGFISMRGVATLLSELLWLWLPVGVAVLLARLLRRRAAPNTSATGN; encoded by the coding sequence ATGCCCACTATCTTTTCCCACGCTGCGGTAGCTGCCGGCCTAGGTCGGGCGCTGCATGTGCGGCCGTTGCCAGCCCGCTTCTGGTGGCTTACGGCGCTATGCGCCATCTTGCCCGATTTCGATGCCGTTACCTTCAGGCTCGGTATTCCGTACGAAAGCATGTGGGGGCACCGCGGCTTTACCCACTCGTTGGTGTTTGCCGCGCTGGTGGGCCTGCTGATGGGCTTTTTTGCGTGGCCGCGCACCCGGCCGGAGCCGCGCTGGGCGTTGGCGGCTTGGTTTGCAGTGGCTACGGCCTCGCATCCGGTGCTTGATATGCTCACCAACGGCGGCCTGGGTGTGGCGCTGCTGGCGCCGTTCAGCAACGAGCGGTACTTTTTGCCGTGGCGGCCCGTGCGCGTGTCGCCCATCGGAGCGGGCTTCATTTCGATGCGGGGTGTGGCTACGTTGCTGAGCGAACTGCTGTGGCTGTGGCTACCGGTGGGCGTGGCAGTGCTATTGGCGCGCCTGCTCCGGCGCCGGGCAGCCCCAAACACCTCTGCGACAGGTAATTAA
- a CDS encoding SDR family oxidoreductase yields MTRILLTGATGNVGAATLAHLLQTPNVASRLVAAVRPGAAASLPEGVATVPLDFTDPATYQPALQGIERLLLVRPPELSDVRRYLRPFIERAQLSGVRHVVFLSLQGAQYNWFAPHHKVEADLRRSGMGWTMLRPSFFMQNLSTTHRFDIRDNHQILLPAGQGRTAFIDVRDIGTVAARVLLQPGELPNAAYELTGAEALTYGEVAATLTQVLGRPIRYRAAGIGEFRQHMLAHGFAPAFINVMIGIYSVARLGLAARVTNTTAELLGRAPITFRQFAHDYRSSWQ; encoded by the coding sequence ATGACTCGTATCCTGCTCACGGGGGCCACCGGCAACGTAGGCGCCGCCACGCTCGCGCACCTGCTGCAAACTCCCAACGTAGCCAGTCGGCTGGTGGCTGCCGTGCGCCCTGGCGCGGCTGCCTCGCTGCCCGAGGGCGTAGCCACCGTTCCGCTCGATTTCACCGACCCCGCCACGTACCAGCCCGCGCTGCAAGGCATCGAGCGGCTGCTGCTGGTGCGCCCGCCCGAGCTGAGCGACGTGCGGCGCTATCTGCGGCCGTTTATCGAGCGGGCGCAGCTGAGCGGGGTGCGCCATGTGGTGTTTCTGTCGTTGCAGGGCGCGCAATACAACTGGTTTGCCCCGCACCACAAGGTAGAGGCCGATTTGCGCCGCTCGGGCATGGGCTGGACGATGCTGCGCCCCAGCTTTTTTATGCAGAACCTGAGCACCACGCACCGCTTCGACATCCGCGACAACCACCAGATTCTGCTGCCGGCGGGCCAGGGCCGCACGGCGTTTATCGATGTACGCGACATTGGCACCGTGGCGGCACGGGTGCTGCTGCAGCCCGGCGAGCTGCCCAACGCCGCCTACGAGCTAACCGGCGCCGAGGCCCTGACCTACGGCGAGGTGGCCGCCACGCTTACGCAGGTGCTGGGCCGCCCCATCCGCTACCGCGCAGCGGGCATCGGCGAGTTTCGGCAACACATGCTGGCCCACGGCTTTGCGCCGGCGTTTATCAACGTGATGATCGGTATTTACTCGGTAGCCCGCCTGGGCTTGGCCGCGCGGGTAACCAACACCACCGCCGAGCTGCTGGGCCGCGCCCCGATTACGTTCCGGCAATTTGCCCACGACTACCGAAGCAGCTGGCAATAG
- a CDS encoding ABC transporter ATP-binding protein yields the protein MDLLRVSEINFQEEGNFGLRDISFTQQRFQKLAIAGETGSGKSTLLQTIAGLVSPKSGEVWFEGQRVEDPHEKLIPGHKGIAYLSQQFELPKFLRVEQVLQYANTLPADEAETLYEVCQISHLLKRKTNQLSGGERQRIALAKLLLGAPRLLLLDEPFSNLDIGHKTTLKAVIRDISERLGITCTLISHDPLDTLSWADEMLVMQHGAIVQRGTPQQVYRQPASEYVAALFGSYNLLRGAAHKAFAQHLGLRPNRKALLLRPENLQLVAPGQGLAGTVTEVTYYGSYQELRAELAGASVTIRTTDNQLAVGDAVHVTARPETVWYV from the coding sequence ATGGATCTACTGCGCGTCTCGGAAATCAACTTTCAGGAAGAAGGCAACTTCGGCCTGCGCGACATCAGCTTCACGCAGCAGCGGTTTCAGAAGCTGGCCATTGCCGGCGAAACGGGCTCGGGCAAAAGCACCTTGCTGCAAACCATAGCCGGGTTGGTGTCGCCTAAGTCGGGCGAGGTGTGGTTTGAAGGGCAGCGAGTGGAGGACCCGCACGAAAAGCTGATTCCGGGGCACAAAGGCATTGCCTACCTCTCGCAGCAGTTTGAGCTGCCCAAGTTTTTGCGCGTGGAGCAGGTGCTGCAATACGCCAACACCCTACCCGCCGACGAGGCCGAAACGCTGTACGAGGTGTGCCAGATCAGCCACTTGCTGAAGCGCAAAACCAACCAGCTTTCGGGCGGCGAGCGGCAGCGCATTGCCTTGGCCAAGCTGCTGCTAGGTGCGCCTAGGTTGCTGCTGCTCGATGAGCCCTTCTCCAACCTCGATATCGGCCACAAAACCACGCTCAAGGCCGTAATCCGCGACATCAGCGAGCGGTTGGGCATTACCTGCACCCTCATTTCGCACGACCCCTTGGATACCCTCTCGTGGGCCGACGAAATGCTGGTGATGCAGCACGGCGCCATAGTGCAGCGCGGCACGCCCCAGCAAGTGTATCGGCAGCCCGCCAGCGAGTACGTGGCAGCGCTGTTTGGGAGCTACAACCTGCTGCGGGGTGCTGCGCACAAAGCTTTTGCGCAGCACCTAGGGCTGCGGCCCAACCGCAAAGCCCTGTTGCTGCGGCCCGAAAACCTGCAACTGGTGGCGCCGGGCCAAGGGCTGGCAGGCACCGTTACGGAAGTAACCTACTACGGCAGCTACCAGGAGCTGCGGGCCGAGCTGGCCGGCGCCTCAGTTACCATCCGAACCACCGACAACCAGCTGGCCGTGGGCGACGCGGTGCACGTAACCGCTCGGCCCGAAACCGTGTGGTACGTGTAG
- a CDS encoding carboxypeptidase-like regulatory domain-containing protein, whose amino-acid sequence MRHYLALLVLMFAWLGSSAQSVVRGVVLERSTSNPLQNAEILIAGTTTGSSTDDKGAFQLDIGKDTATIVVRSVGYQTQRLLVHSHDSVAVRMRVECIVDYFYRPYVEARLVSGVRNTPFGGQATLFWPYLLHNSYMQPAARIALGYQTGRSSIVRSATIGIDELIASCNVNVDLAAEYQYVQLNKALFAFERLSLGGNFSYGNRMLPIWLALGEARIIDGEYRYTRAGLEVGSQYRFGVLHKQYFELTSRVGWWQKQWQWQSILSTLFRTRYTCAVSYQQVGQRYKEINLSVGIRWFR is encoded by the coding sequence ATGAGGCATTACTTAGCGCTGTTGGTACTAATGTTTGCTTGGCTAGGAAGCTCTGCTCAAAGTGTTGTGCGCGGAGTTGTGCTGGAAAGAAGTACGAGTAATCCTCTTCAAAATGCAGAGATACTCATTGCGGGCACAACAACCGGCTCATCTACTGATGACAAAGGAGCTTTTCAGTTAGACATAGGAAAAGACACGGCCACGATAGTTGTGCGTTCTGTTGGTTACCAAACTCAGCGCTTGTTGGTGCATTCGCACGACAGCGTAGCGGTACGCATGAGAGTGGAGTGCATAGTAGATTACTTCTACCGTCCCTACGTAGAAGCTAGACTTGTTTCGGGGGTGCGAAACACTCCCTTTGGAGGACAAGCCACCTTATTCTGGCCTTATCTACTACACAACAGCTACATGCAGCCAGCGGCGCGGATCGCCTTAGGGTATCAAACCGGACGAAGCAGCATAGTTCGTTCTGCTACAATCGGCATAGACGAATTAATTGCCTCTTGCAATGTCAATGTCGACTTAGCTGCAGAGTATCAGTATGTTCAGCTCAACAAAGCGCTTTTTGCCTTTGAAAGGTTGAGCCTAGGTGGCAACTTCTCTTATGGCAACCGCATGCTGCCCATCTGGTTAGCCTTAGGTGAGGCACGCATTATTGATGGCGAATACAGATACACTCGTGCAGGATTGGAAGTGGGGAGTCAGTATCGTTTTGGAGTACTGCATAAGCAATATTTCGAGCTTACGAGCCGGGTTGGGTGGTGGCAGAAACAATGGCAATGGCAGAGCATTCTTTCAACTTTATTCAGAACGCGCTACACTTGTGCAGTCAGTTACCAGCAGGTAGGCCAACGGTATAAAGAAATAAACTTGAGCGTCGGCATTAGGTGGTTTCGGTAA
- a CDS encoding aconitate hydratase encodes MAFDLDMIKTVYNGLGERVEAARRVVGRPLTLAEKILYAHLYAGTPTQGFERGVSYVDFAPDRVAMQDATAQMALLQFMQAGRDKTAVPSTVHCDHLIQARDGAAEDLAVANDENKEVYDFLASVSNKYGIGFWKPGAGIIHQVVLENYAFPGGMMIGTDSHTPNAGGLGMIAIGVGGADAVDVMAGMAWELKFPKLIGVKLTGKLSGWTAPKDVILKVAGILTVKGGTGAIVEYFGEGAENMSCTGKATICNMGAEIGATTSVFAYDESMATYLRGTGRAEIADMANGVAQHLRPDDEVLADPAKYYDQLIEINLSELEPHVNGPFTPDAAWPISQFAAAVKEHNWPARLEVGLIGSCTNSSYEDITRAASVAEQAVTKGLTVNAEFTVTPGSELVRYTVQRDGLLDTFAQMGGVVLANACGPCIGQWARHTDDPKRKNSIITSFNRNFAKRNDGNPNTHAFVASPEIVTAFAIAGDLTFNPLTDTLTNKNGEQVKLDEPRGLEMPPQGYAVEDAGYQAPAENGMGVQVIVDPNSDRLELLEPFKPWEGTDLMGLRLLIKAQGKCTTDHISMAGPWLKYRGHLDNISNNMLIGAINAFNSEANKVRDFVSQGETYNSVPQVARNYKSMGIGTVVVGDENYGEGSSREHAAMEPRHLGVRAIIVKSFARIHETNLKKQGMLALTFANKADYDLIEEGDTIDILGLTEFAPGKPLQIRLHHTDGDTDLITVNHTYNEGQIEWFKAGSALNLIRLQQSTEASALSQK; translated from the coding sequence ATGGCGTTTGACCTGGACATGATCAAGACCGTGTACAACGGTCTGGGCGAGCGAGTAGAAGCTGCCCGCCGCGTGGTGGGCCGCCCCCTCACGCTGGCCGAAAAAATCCTATACGCCCACTTGTATGCCGGTACACCCACGCAGGGCTTTGAGCGTGGCGTATCGTACGTTGACTTCGCGCCCGACCGCGTAGCCATGCAGGACGCCACCGCCCAAATGGCCCTGCTGCAGTTCATGCAAGCCGGCCGCGACAAAACGGCTGTGCCCTCCACCGTGCACTGCGACCACCTCATTCAGGCCCGCGACGGCGCCGCCGAAGACCTGGCCGTAGCCAACGACGAGAACAAGGAGGTTTACGACTTCCTGGCCTCTGTATCGAACAAGTACGGCATCGGCTTCTGGAAGCCCGGCGCCGGCATTATTCACCAAGTGGTGCTCGAGAACTACGCCTTCCCCGGCGGCATGATGATCGGCACCGACTCGCACACTCCCAACGCTGGCGGCCTCGGCATGATTGCCATTGGCGTAGGTGGTGCCGATGCCGTTGACGTAATGGCTGGCATGGCGTGGGAGCTGAAGTTCCCGAAGCTGATCGGCGTGAAGCTGACCGGCAAGCTGAGCGGCTGGACGGCCCCCAAAGACGTAATTCTGAAAGTTGCTGGTATCCTGACCGTAAAAGGCGGCACCGGCGCTATCGTGGAGTACTTCGGCGAGGGTGCCGAAAACATGTCGTGCACAGGTAAGGCAACCATCTGCAACATGGGCGCCGAAATCGGGGCCACCACCTCGGTATTTGCCTACGATGAGTCGATGGCTACCTACCTGCGTGGCACCGGCCGCGCCGAAATTGCCGACATGGCCAACGGCGTAGCCCAGCACCTGCGCCCCGACGACGAAGTACTGGCCGACCCGGCTAAGTACTACGATCAGCTGATCGAGATTAACCTCTCGGAGTTGGAGCCGCACGTAAACGGCCCCTTCACTCCGGATGCTGCCTGGCCGATTTCGCAGTTTGCTGCGGCCGTTAAGGAGCACAACTGGCCCGCCCGCCTCGAGGTTGGTCTGATCGGTTCGTGCACCAACTCGTCGTACGAAGACATCACCCGTGCTGCTTCGGTAGCCGAGCAGGCCGTGACCAAAGGCCTGACGGTAAACGCCGAGTTCACGGTAACGCCGGGCTCGGAGCTGGTACGCTACACCGTACAGCGCGACGGCCTGCTCGACACCTTCGCCCAGATGGGCGGCGTGGTGTTGGCCAACGCTTGCGGTCCGTGCATCGGCCAGTGGGCCCGCCACACCGACGACCCCAAGCGCAAGAACTCGATCATCACCTCGTTCAACCGCAACTTCGCTAAGCGCAACGATGGCAACCCGAACACGCACGCGTTCGTGGCCTCGCCCGAAATCGTGACGGCTTTCGCTATTGCCGGCGACCTGACCTTCAACCCGCTCACCGACACGCTCACCAACAAAAACGGCGAGCAAGTGAAGCTGGATGAGCCCCGTGGCCTCGAAATGCCGCCGCAAGGCTACGCCGTGGAGGACGCTGGCTACCAGGCCCCGGCCGAAAACGGCATGGGCGTGCAGGTAATCGTCGATCCGAACTCCGACCGCCTCGAACTGCTCGAGCCCTTCAAGCCCTGGGAAGGCACCGACCTGATGGGTCTGCGCCTGCTCATCAAGGCCCAAGGCAAGTGCACCACCGACCACATCTCGATGGCCGGTCCGTGGCTGAAGTACCGTGGTCACCTGGACAACATCTCGAACAACATGCTCATCGGGGCCATCAACGCTTTCAACAGCGAGGCCAACAAGGTGCGCGATTTCGTGAGCCAGGGCGAAACCTACAACTCGGTACCGCAAGTGGCCCGCAACTACAAGTCGATGGGCATCGGCACGGTGGTAGTAGGCGACGAGAACTACGGCGAAGGTTCGTCGCGCGAGCACGCGGCCATGGAGCCCCGCCACCTGGGCGTGCGCGCCATCATCGTGAAGTCGTTCGCACGTATCCACGAAACCAACCTGAAGAAGCAGGGCATGCTGGCCCTCACCTTCGCCAATAAGGCCGATTACGACCTGATTGAGGAAGGCGACACCATCGACATCCTCGGCCTGACGGAGTTTGCCCCCGGCAAGCCGCTGCAGATTCGTCTGCACCACACCGACGGCGACACGGACCTCATCACGGTGAACCACACCTACAACGAGGGCCAGATCGAGTGGTTTAAGGCTGGTTCGGCCCTCAACCTGATTCGCCTGCAGCAGTCGACAGAAGCCAGCGCGCTGTCGCAGAAGTAA